The segment AGTTCGATGAGTTTGATCCCCGTGTCCTCCACCATCTTGGAAAGGGTAGCCCAGTTTTCGGGAGTGGTTCCACCCACACTGCCGATGAGGACACATTCATTGGCCAGCGCAGCGGCCTGAGCTTCTTTGAGCTCTTCCATCCACTCTCCCGGTTCTTCCTCAGCCAATCCGCTTCGGCCATAGAAAGTGAAAAGTCTGGGGATCTTCCCCCGGCATACATTGTGCTGTTCATCTAAATAGCGCCATTTGGACATTTTGGTCAACCGGCGCATGGCTTCGGAATCCGTAACGGTTTTGGCCACAAGTCCGCCCGCACCTGTTGCAATGACCCGTTTCATATTTTCGGCAGAGAGCGTCGGCTCGGCGGATGCAGCCAAAACCGGGTTCTTGAATCTCACGCCGCAAAATTCGGTTCTCAAATCTGCCACAACAACCTCCCCTTCATTAAATACAGCAGAGAGCAAAGGACAGGGAGCAAACTTCAGTTCGAAGTTCGGAGTAATTAGTTCGGAGTATTTATTTCATTTTTTTATGCTTCGAACTCCGAACTCTGAACCCCGAACTCTTAATTAAGCTCTTAGCTCCATGCTCTATGCTTTTAAATAGGCTCCTTCATGGGCTGAAGATACGATCTTGGTATATAGCGCCATGAATCCCTTTTCTTTTTTCGGCCTGGGTGGAACCCATTGACTCCGCCTAACTTTTAATTCTTCCTCCGCAAGGAGGAGATCTAACTTCCGCTGGGGAATATCAATCCGGATCAAATCTCCGTCCCGCAACAGAGCGATTGGACCTCCTTCCACAGCTTCAGGAGAAACATGGCCAATCGCTGCTCCCCGGATCGTCCCCGAAAGCCTCCCGTCCGTAATCAGGGCCACGCTTGTCTCCAACCCCTTGCTCTTGAGCAGCCACAGGGACCCGTAAAGGCAGGGCATTCCTGGCCCGCCTTTGGGGCCGGCGTAGCGAACGACAATCACATCCCCCGGGAAGATTTTACCCTGAAGAATGGCTTCGCCGGCCGTCTCCTCGGAATCGAAGACCCGGGCTGGACCCTGATGAACCATCATCTCCGGCAATACAGCCACATGCTTGACGATAGCGCTCTGGGGAGCCAAGCTGCCCCGGAGAATGGCCATTCCCCCCTCAGCATGCACAGGGTCCCCAAGGGGCCGAATCACTTCCCGATCTAAAACTCGCGCCGATTGCAAATTTTCCCGCAAGGTCTTCCCCGTGATGGTTAGCGTGTTCAGGTTTAACAGGGGAGAAAGTTCTTTCATCACGGCAGGGATTCCACCCGCATCGTCCAGGCGTTTCACGGGATGAACGCCGCTGGGTTGGACATTGCAGAGGAAAGGAGTAGATCGGCTAAACTTTTCAAAATCTGGGCATCCCTTTTCTTCATCTATTTTCCTTCTTCCTCAGCCCCTCAAGAATCTTCTCTGGAGTTATGGGGAGATCTTTGACCCTAACTCCTACGGCGGCATAGATCGCGTTGGCGATGGCCGCCGCCGTTGGGGCGAGGGCCGGTTCTCCCAATCCTTTAGCCCCATAAGGGCCTTGCGCATGAAGTTCTTCCACGATGATGGGAATCATCTCCGGGGCATCCAGGGCTGAAGGGAGTTTATATTCGGCAAAGCTAGGGTTCTTCACTCTCCCCTTTTCTAATTCCATCTCTTCCCAAAGGGCCGTCCCCACCCCCATGACCAGGGCGCCCTGGATCTGTCCCTCAATCGCTACGGGATGGATCGATTTTCCCACGTCATGGGCTGAGGAAATCCGCAAAACCTTTACCCGACCTGAGCGCGGGTCTACCTCAACTTCCGCCGCCTGGGTGGCATACATCCAGAAGGCACTGGGGTTCTTCCCCTGGCCTGTCTCCCGGTCCAGGGGAGTTGCATCCTCCACCGTGAAAGACCCGCGGCCCAGAACTGGCCTGCCCCTTCCTCGACCCTTGGCGCCCACATAGAAGGCCTCTCCCAGGGGGAGTTCGGCAATGGGGATGGCTTTTTCGGGTACGCCGCGAACCATGACCTTGCCCGCCTCGATCACCAGGTCTTGGGGATTCGCTTCCAGGATCTCGGCGGCGATTTGGAGAAGCTGCTCCCGGGCATCGGCTGCCGCCCGGCGAACGGCATTCCCTACAAAAAAAGTAGAACGGCTGGAGACCGAGGCCATGTCGTAGGGCGTCACATCGGTATCCGGACGGACCATTGAGATCTTTTCCACCGGAATGCCCAACTCTTCCGAGGCAATCTGGGCGAGGATCGTTGAGGACCCCTGCCCCATCTCTACCGCACTGCACAACAAGGTGACGGAAGCATCCTCGTTCAGTTTCACAAAAGCCGCTGAAGAGGAAGGGGTAACCGTAGATTTGTGCATACAGGCAATCCCTTTGCCTCGGTAGGGCCCCGAAGCTTTCCTCCAACCGATCTTCTCCGCAGCCTGGCGGAGGGTCTCCTTCAACCCCACGCTATGGAGCACCTGGCCGGTCACTGAGAGCGATCCTTCCTCCACGGCATTCTTCAAACGCACCTCGACCGGATCGAGGCCCAGCTTCTCGGCCATCACATCCAGGTGGGATTCAATCGCCCAAGACACCTGGGGAATTCCAAAACCACGAAAAGCCCCGCCGATAGGGTGATTGGTGTAGACGCAATAAGAATCGATCCGCACGTTGGGAACCTGATAAGGACCCGCTGCCGAGAACCCGGCATTGCGGCAAACCCGCGGGCCGATGTCGGCGTAAGCGCCCGTATCGAAGATGAGCTCGGTCTCCTGAGCCAACCAGGTGCCGTCCTTCTTCATCCCCGTCTTACAGCGGATGATGGTGGGATGGCGCACCGGCGCCACTCCAAATTCCTCCTCCCGGGTGAAAACCAATTTCACCGGTCGACCCTTGCTCTTCAGAGCCAAGGCCACGCAGATGGGCTCGGCTTTTAGATAACTTTTCCCTCCAAATCCGCCGCCGAGGGTGGTGACCATGACTCGAACTTGGTTCAAAGGAAGGTTCAGACTTTTGGCCAGAGCTTTGCGGTTAAAATAGGGGGTCTGCGTGTTCGACCAAATCAGAATCTTTCCGGAAGAATCCACCTGGGCGATGGCAGCGTGCGTTTCCAAGTGGGCATGCTGCACCATGTGAGACCTGTAGGTATCTTCCAGCACGAGATCGGATTCCTTAAAGCCTCGCTCCGGGTCCCCCTTGCGCAACTTGAAGTGGTTGCAGATATTGGTCCCGGGAACGGGGAAAATTCCTGGAGCCACAGCATATTGAGAGAGATTTTCATGAATCAAGACCTCCCTCGATTTCATGGCTTCCACGGGGTCGAAGAGCGCGGGTAACAGTTCGTATTCCACGTGGATCAACGAGAGAGCCTCTTCTGCCGTATCCAGATTGACAGCAGCAACGGCGGCCACCGCATCCCCCACGAAACGCACCTTATCCCCGGCCAGAAAACTCTGGTCCTGCACCGTGGCTCCCAAGGAGCCGGGAAAATCCTTCCCGGTCACCACGGCTACAACGCCCGGCAGGCTCCGGGCTTTGGTCGCATCGATGTGCAGGATGCGGGCATGAGGATGGGGGCTGCGCAACACCTTGGCGTAAAGCATTCCGGCCATTTTCAAATCCACGGCATATAGAGTCCTGCCGGTCACCTTCTCCCGGGCATCCAGCCGGACGGGGGATTGTCCAATCGATTCTAATTTTCTCTCTTTATTGCTCATGATGGGGATCTTCTCCATGCTTCCTCCAAGGCTTCTTCCGTGAGGATGGAAACAAGGGTTCTCCGATAATCAGCCCGGGACCTGGGAGACGCCTCTGCGGCGGCGACCTCTCCGGCCTGGCGGAAGGTTTCCCGATTTAAAATTTTTCCTTGGAGAAAGGATTCGGTCTTTTTACATCGGAGGGGAACGGGGGCCACTGAACTCAGAGCCACCGCTGCGCCCAAACATGTTTTCTGAACCGGGTCCCCAAGAAGCCAAACGCTTACTCCCACCAGGGTTTCATCCACCGCCGTGCGCTTGGGCACCCAGACATAGGCCCCGCTTCCTTGGGGAATGGGAGAGACCGCGATCCCCACGATCAGTTCCTCTCCCTCCCGATGGGTGCAAAAAGGACCCACGCAGAATTCATCCAGCCCCACAACCCTCTCCCGGCCTTTCTTTCGCAGCTTCACTTTCGCTCCCAGGGTCAGGAGGGCAGGAGGCATATCGGCCGAAGGGGAGGCATTGGCAATATTTCCCCCCAGCGTGGCTACATTCCGGATTTGTACGTCCGCCACCGCCAGGGCTGCTTCACGCAAGAGGGCAAGCCGACCGGAGAAGGCAGGGTGCGTGGCGATCCGGCTCAACGGGGTCAGAGGGCCCATCCGGATCTCCGAATCGACTTTGATGAAATTCAGCTCCTGAAGCCGGCCCAGGCTGATGACCACTTCAGGGGTTACCTTTTTCTGTTTCATCTGGACGACCAAGTCTGTACCTCCAGCCAAAACCTTGGCTCGCTCCCCATATTGGTGGAGGAGATCCAGGACTTCTTCCAGGGTTGCAGGTTCAAAGTAAGCGAAAGGTTTAATCCCCACCTCAAATACAGCGCTCCATGCTCCTTGCTCTATGCTCTTTGCCCTTTGCTGCTTACGGACAGAATGGCCTCCACAA is part of the Deltaproteobacteria bacterium genome and harbors:
- a CDS encoding tRNA-dihydrouridine synthase encodes the protein MADLRTEFCGVRFKNPVLAASAEPTLSAENMKRVIATGAGGLVAKTVTDSEAMRRLTKMSKWRYLDEQHNVCRGKIPRLFTFYGRSGLAEEEPGEWMEELKEAQAAALANECVLIGSVGGTTPENWATLSKMVEDTGIKLIELNFGCPHPSEMKGAQTGMLVGQDKNAAARCK
- a CDS encoding dihydroxy-acid dehydratase — protein: MDEEKGCPDFEKFSRSTPFLCNVQPSGVHPVKRLDDAGGIPAVMKELSPLLNLNTLTITGKTLRENLQSARVLDREVIRPLGDPVHAEGGMAILRGSLAPQSAIVKHVAVLPEMMVHQGPARVFDSEETAGEAILQGKIFPGDVIVVRYAGPKGGPGMPCLYGSLWLLKSKGLETSVALITDGRLSGTIRGAAIGHVSPEAVEGGPIALLRDGDLIRIDIPQRKLDLLLAEEELKVRRSQWVPPRPKKEKGFMALYTKIVSSAHEGAYLKA
- a CDS encoding xanthine dehydrogenase family protein molybdopterin-binding subunit, with protein sequence MEKIPIMSNKERKLESIGQSPVRLDAREKVTGRTLYAVDLKMAGMLYAKVLRSPHPHARILHIDATKARSLPGVVAVVTGKDFPGSLGATVQDQSFLAGDKVRFVGDAVAAVAAVNLDTAEEALSLIHVEYELLPALFDPVEAMKSREVLIHENLSQYAVAPGIFPVPGTNICNHFKLRKGDPERGFKESDLVLEDTYRSHMVQHAHLETHAAIAQVDSSGKILIWSNTQTPYFNRKALAKSLNLPLNQVRVMVTTLGGGFGGKSYLKAEPICVALALKSKGRPVKLVFTREEEFGVAPVRHPTIIRCKTGMKKDGTWLAQETELIFDTGAYADIGPRVCRNAGFSAAGPYQVPNVRIDSYCVYTNHPIGGAFRGFGIPQVSWAIESHLDVMAEKLGLDPVEVRLKNAVEEGSLSVTGQVLHSVGLKETLRQAAEKIGWRKASGPYRGKGIACMHKSTVTPSSSAAFVKLNEDASVTLLCSAVEMGQGSSTILAQIASEELGIPVEKISMVRPDTDVTPYDMASVSSRSTFFVGNAVRRAAADAREQLLQIAAEILEANPQDLVIEAGKVMVRGVPEKAIPIAELPLGEAFYVGAKGRGRGRPVLGRGSFTVEDATPLDRETGQGKNPSAFWMYATQAAEVEVDPRSGRVKVLRISSAHDVGKSIHPVAIEGQIQGALVMGVGTALWEEMELEKGRVKNPSFAEYKLPSALDAPEMIPIIVEELHAQGPYGAKGLGEPALAPTAAAIANAIYAAVGVRVKDLPITPEKILEGLRKKENR
- a CDS encoding xanthine dehydrogenase family protein subunit M, with protein sequence MGIKPFAYFEPATLEEVLDLLHQYGERAKVLAGGTDLVVQMKQKKVTPEVVISLGRLQELNFIKVDSEIRMGPLTPLSRIATHPAFSGRLALLREAALAVADVQIRNVATLGGNIANASPSADMPPALLTLGAKVKLRKKGRERVVGLDEFCVGPFCTHREGEELIVGIAVSPIPQGSGAYVWVPKRTAVDETLVGVSVWLLGDPVQKTCLGAAVALSSVAPVPLRCKKTESFLQGKILNRETFRQAGEVAAAEASPRSRADYRRTLVSILTEEALEEAWRRSPS